From a region of the Chloroflexota bacterium genome:
- a CDS encoding TetR/AcrR family transcriptional regulator — MATQNPEASLNQRRRSQILDAAAQVFAQQGFHQTTIRQVAKAAGIADGTIYLYFASKHELLLGILERLNDREQREIDFTQALDSRPSGFIASYFEERVGRLMEQMTDLQAALPAVLSDVSLRERYFREIFGPTFELANPVVQLWIDQGILRPAQAELLTRSLSSSILGLVLLRMLGDEVAINQWPELARTTINLVLYGILREPPHE; from the coding sequence ATGGCAACCCAAAACCCTGAAGCATCGCTTAACCAACGCCGTCGAAGCCAAATTCTTGATGCTGCTGCCCAGGTGTTTGCTCAGCAAGGTTTTCATCAAACCACGATTCGCCAAGTTGCCAAGGCCGCGGGCATCGCCGATGGCACAATTTATCTCTATTTTGCCAGCAAACACGAGTTACTATTAGGGATTTTGGAGCGTTTAAACGACCGCGAACAACGAGAAATTGATTTCACCCAAGCACTTGATAGTCGGCCCAGTGGTTTTATTGCCAGCTATTTCGAAGAACGGGTGGGACGACTGATGGAGCAAATGACTGATTTACAGGCAGCTCTGCCAGCGGTGCTGAGCGATGTAAGTCTGCGCGAGCGTTATTTTCGCGAAATTTTTGGCCCAACCTTTGAGCTTGCCAATCCAGTTGTGCAGTTATGGATTGATCAGGGGATTTTGCGGCCAGCCCAAGCTGAATTATTGACCCGCTCGTTGTCAAGCAGCATCCTTGGTTTGGTGCTCTTGCGCATGCTGGGTGATGAGGTTGCTATCAATCAATGGCCTGAATTAGCCCGTACCACCATCAATTTGGTGTTGTATGGCATTCTCCGGGAGCCACCGCATGAGTAG
- the ruvA gene encoding Holliday junction branch migration protein RuvA: MIASVRGVVQLIGQDQVVIDVHGVGLAIAVPRTVLATIGAIGDTAQLYTHLHVREDMLALFGFSSPAQRALFELLLGVSGIGPKVALALLSAATPEELQHAIAREDITMLSKVPGIGKKTAARLVLELKGKFGVATISPQLSTNPGLLALNTELIDILTSLGYSTTEAQAALNALPADAPADTEERLRLALQYFGGV, translated from the coding sequence ATGATCGCATCGGTACGGGGTGTTGTGCAGTTGATTGGTCAAGATCAAGTGGTAATTGACGTGCATGGTGTAGGTCTGGCCATCGCCGTACCACGCACAGTTTTAGCAACGATTGGCGCGATTGGCGATACCGCCCAGTTGTATACCCATTTGCATGTGCGTGAAGATATGCTGGCCTTGTTTGGCTTCAGTTCGCCAGCCCAACGCGCATTGTTTGAGCTATTACTTGGGGTGAGCGGAATTGGCCCCAAAGTTGCCTTAGCACTGCTCTCGGCGGCTACCCCTGAAGAATTGCAACATGCGATCGCCCGCGAGGATATCACCATGCTCTCCAAAGTACCAGGCATTGGCAAAAAAACCGCTGCCCGTTTGGTGCTCGAACTCAAAGGCAAATTTGGAGTCGCTACAATTAGCCCGCAACTCAGTACCAACCCAGGCCTACTAGCACTCAATACCGAACTGATCGATATTTTGACCAGCCTTGGTTATAGCACCACCGAAGCCCAAGCAGCCCTGAATGCACTCCCCGCTGATGCTCCCGCCGATACTGAAGAACGCCTACGCTTGGCCTTGCAATATTTTGGTGGAGTATAG
- a CDS encoding SH3 domain-containing protein: MRHYVFLGIGLLILVGCGQTKAPLRPVSTSVSQAVIIQNTPRPTSIPPAATPLVGSVGAVSNLRSEPNLNADIITTVDAQAAIIIVAQRNDADQLWYRVRVNDYHGWMHASLFNLSAQQQALIPWEQAMIAPSPMIQPTNRPYATQRPAISRPRATAKPSRPSRPAATSRPTQPKPPTTSKPRPRR, translated from the coding sequence ATGCGTCACTATGTTTTTCTGGGGATTGGTTTACTGATCTTGGTTGGTTGTGGGCAGACCAAGGCTCCGTTGCGTCCAGTTTCAACCTCGGTTTCTCAAGCGGTAATTATTCAGAATACTCCGCGACCAACCTCAATTCCGCCAGCAGCAACACCTTTGGTTGGCTCAGTTGGTGCTGTATCAAACTTGCGTAGCGAGCCAAACCTGAATGCCGATATTATTACCACAGTTGATGCTCAAGCCGCGATCATTATTGTGGCCCAGCGTAACGATGCTGATCAGCTCTGGTATCGAGTGCGAGTCAATGATTATCACGGTTGGATGCATGCCAGTTTGTTCAATCTATCGGCCCAACAACAAGCACTAATACCTTGGGAACAGGCAATGATCGCGCCATCGCCGATGATTCAGCCGACCAATCGACCATATGCAACTCAGCGGCCAGCAATTAGTCGCCCAAGAGCTACCGCCAAACCGAGCCGTCCATCGCGACCAGCGGCGACGAGTCGGCCAACGCAACCCAAACCGCCAACAACCAGCAAGCCACGGCCACGCCGTTAA
- a CDS encoding MarR family transcriptional regulator — MQRHHIDRLVEDLFTLAPQLHRLVDLEVRRQLDGATSAAQLRMLNELQHGPQSLSSLARQQHVSPQAISELLPALVERGWIERIPHPQDRRQQLLQLTNAGLDAVRQAQTQAHKQLTAHIAGLSELELSIVAAALPALQRLLDLAKRADEG; from the coding sequence ATGCAGCGGCATCATATTGATCGACTGGTCGAAGATTTATTCACACTTGCGCCCCAACTGCATCGTTTGGTTGATCTTGAGGTGCGGCGGCAGCTCGATGGGGCTACCAGCGCCGCCCAATTGCGGATGTTGAACGAGCTTCAGCATGGCCCACAATCGCTGAGTAGTTTGGCGCGTCAACAGCATGTTAGCCCGCAAGCGATCAGCGAACTGCTGCCAGCGCTGGTTGAGCGCGGTTGGATCGAGCGCATTCCGCACCCGCAAGATCGGCGACAACAGCTTTTACAATTAACCAACGCAGGCTTGGATGCAGTTCGTCAAGCCCAAACCCAAGCCCACAAACAGCTGACTGCCCATATTGCCGGCCTGAGTGAGCTTGAGTTGAGCATCGTCGCGGCGGCTTTGCCTGCCTTGCAGCGCTTGCTCGATTTGGCTAAACGCGCCGATGAGGGATGA
- a CDS encoding coagulation factor 5/8 type domain-containing protein has product MDTHFWRKLAAVGLACSILFTFITAAPQAAFAAAPLGQTIWLRAISSGKYVSADVNRGANSPLVADRDAANGWEQFQVVDAGNGYVGLRALATGKFVSADQNFANTPLVADRNTMSGWEQFQWVDVTAGQVQLRSIGNNNFVSSDLNLGTYAPLVANRPTASGWETFNWGVVGVNPTPNPTTPPGTTPDFGPNVLMFDPSMSTASIQTQINNVYSIQQNSQFGSARYTLMFKPGTYNGLNIPVGFYTQLLGVGTSPDSVNINGSVYSNAYLGNDNATCNFWRGAEGLAITPSNGTMQWAVSQAVPFRRMHIRGNMKLNQNNGWSSGGWMSDVLVDGNVNSGTQQQWISRNTQWGSWTGSNWNMVFVGVTNPPAGSWPNPPYTKVAQTPIVREKPFVTVDAAGNWGVRVPSLRTNSTGITWAGGSTPGTTIAMSQFFIAKPSDSAATINAQLAAGKHLLFTPGIYALNDTIRVNNPNTVVLGLGFATLRPTTGLAAMTVADVDGVTIAGVLFDAGLINSPVLLEVGPNGSNASHAANPIVLHDVIFRVGGAAAGKASTSFRINSHDTIVDHTWVWRADHGDGVAWNSNTGANGVIVNGNNVTIYGLFVEHYQQYQVLWQGNGGRVYFYQSEIPYDPPTQDSWRSAAGVNGWASYKVADNVTSHEAWGLGIYSVFTNPNIWLTRAIEAPNNPNVRFHNMISVAIGANGGISNVINNTGGSTQPNVTYTPKVTNYPN; this is encoded by the coding sequence ATGGATACTCATTTTTGGCGTAAATTGGCCGCAGTTGGCTTAGCATGTAGCATTTTGTTTACCTTTATCACGGCGGCTCCTCAAGCGGCGTTTGCCGCTGCCCCGCTTGGCCAAACGATTTGGCTGCGAGCAATTTCAAGCGGGAAATACGTTTCAGCCGATGTCAATCGCGGAGCCAACTCGCCCTTGGTGGCTGATCGTGATGCCGCCAATGGTTGGGAGCAGTTTCAAGTCGTTGATGCTGGCAATGGCTATGTTGGCCTGCGGGCGTTGGCAACTGGCAAGTTTGTTTCAGCCGATCAAAATTTTGCTAACACACCACTCGTTGCCGACCGTAACACGATGAGCGGTTGGGAACAATTTCAATGGGTCGATGTTACGGCTGGTCAAGTCCAATTGCGCTCGATTGGCAATAATAATTTCGTTTCCAGCGATCTTAATCTTGGCACCTACGCACCGTTGGTTGCCAACCGACCAACAGCTTCGGGCTGGGAAACCTTCAATTGGGGCGTGGTCGGCGTAAATCCAACTCCCAATCCAACCACTCCGCCTGGCACAACCCCCGATTTTGGCCCGAATGTATTGATGTTTGATCCCTCAATGTCAACTGCCTCGATCCAAACTCAAATCAACAATGTGTATAGCATTCAGCAAAATAGCCAATTTGGCTCAGCTCGCTATACCTTGATGTTCAAACCTGGCACCTATAACGGCTTGAACATTCCGGTTGGCTTTTATACCCAATTGCTGGGCGTTGGCACGTCGCCCGATAGCGTCAACATCAACGGTAGTGTCTATTCAAATGCCTATCTAGGCAACGATAATGCTACCTGTAATTTCTGGCGCGGTGCTGAAGGCCTTGCGATTACTCCTTCGAATGGCACGATGCAATGGGCAGTCTCGCAGGCTGTGCCATTCCGCCGAATGCACATTCGCGGCAACATGAAGCTCAATCAAAATAATGGTTGGTCGAGCGGCGGCTGGATGTCGGATGTGTTAGTTGATGGCAACGTCAACTCTGGCACCCAGCAACAATGGATTTCGCGCAATACCCAATGGGGCAGCTGGACTGGTTCAAACTGGAATATGGTGTTTGTTGGCGTGACCAACCCACCAGCAGGCAGTTGGCCCAACCCACCATACACCAAAGTTGCTCAAACCCCAATTGTGCGCGAAAAGCCCTTTGTTACTGTCGATGCTGCTGGCAATTGGGGCGTGCGGGTTCCCTCGCTGCGCACCAACAGCACGGGCATCACATGGGCTGGTGGCTCAACGCCAGGCACGACCATCGCCATGAGCCAATTCTTTATCGCCAAACCAAGCGATAGTGCCGCAACAATTAACGCCCAATTGGCCGCAGGCAAACATCTGTTGTTTACGCCTGGGATCTATGCATTAAATGATACGATTCGCGTGAATAACCCCAATACCGTGGTGTTGGGCTTGGGCTTTGCAACCTTGCGCCCAACCACGGGCTTGGCCGCGATGACCGTCGCTGATGTTGATGGCGTGACGATCGCTGGCGTGTTGTTTGATGCTGGCCTGATTAACTCACCAGTTTTGTTGGAAGTTGGACCAAATGGCAGTAATGCTAGCCATGCTGCTAACCCAATTGTGCTGCACGACGTGATTTTCCGCGTTGGTGGAGCTGCTGCTGGCAAAGCCTCAACCAGCTTCCGAATCAATAGCCACGACACGATTGTTGACCATACTTGGGTTTGGCGGGCCGACCACGGCGACGGCGTGGCCTGGAATAGCAATACAGGTGCAAATGGCGTGATTGTCAACGGCAATAATGTGACGATCTACGGCCTATTTGTCGAGCACTACCAACAATATCAGGTGCTTTGGCAGGGCAATGGTGGCCGCGTCTACTTCTATCAATCGGAAATTCCCTACGACCCGCCAACTCAAGATAGCTGGCGTAGTGCAGCGGGAGTCAACGGTTGGGCCTCATACAAAGTTGCCGATAATGTGACCAGCCACGAAGCTTGGGGTTTGGGCATTTACAGCGTTTTCACCAACCCTAACATCTGGCTAACTCGGGCGATCGAAGCGCCAAACAACCCCAATGTACGCTTTCACAACATGATTTCAGTGGCAATTGGAGCCAATGGTGGTATTAGCAACGTGATTAATAATACTGGTGGCTCGACCCAACCCAATGTCACCTACACGCCGAAAGTAACCAATTACCCTAATTAA
- a CDS encoding winged helix-turn-helix transcriptional regulator, with the protein MNNRSYNQYCGLAYALELLGERWTILLIRELVAGPRRFKDLLNGLPGISTNLLTERLKHLEQHSLIVRQVLAPPAGSTVYGLTDLGRGLEPSLIEFGKWGSQFVPASSEHVHILTIGSYALTLKTFFRPELAQFRASYQWHVDGELLSITIDHGRLYIQQGPSQQPDAIIHTTIELYLQLLQGAIGPQQAVDQGLLHIQGQLVALERFLACCAINAPA; encoded by the coding sequence ATGAATAATCGCAGCTATAACCAATATTGCGGGCTAGCCTATGCCCTTGAACTGCTCGGCGAACGTTGGACGATTCTGCTCATTCGTGAGTTGGTAGCTGGGCCACGCCGCTTTAAAGATTTGCTGAATGGCTTGCCCGGTATTAGCACCAACCTCTTGACTGAACGACTTAAACATCTCGAACAGCATAGTTTGATCGTGCGCCAAGTACTGGCTCCCCCAGCAGGCTCGACCGTCTATGGCCTGACCGATTTGGGTCGTGGACTTGAACCAAGCTTGATCGAGTTTGGCAAATGGGGCAGCCAATTTGTGCCTGCAAGCAGCGAGCATGTGCATATTTTGACGATTGGTTCTTATGCCTTGACCCTCAAAACCTTTTTTCGCCCTGAGTTGGCTCAATTTCGCGCAAGTTATCAATGGCATGTCGATGGCGAATTGCTGAGCATCACAATCGATCATGGTCGATTATATATTCAGCAAGGCCCAAGCCAGCAACCTGATGCGATTATCCACACGACAATTGAGCTTTATTTGCAGCTCTTGCAAGGCGCAATCGGCCCGCAACAAGCCGTTGATCAAGGTTTGCTGCACATCCAAGGGCAGCTGGTTGCGCTTGAACGCTTCCTCGCCTGCTGTGCAATTAACGCTCCAGCTTAA
- a CDS encoding dihydrofolate reductase family protein, whose protein sequence is MGKIVLAMFVSLDGVVENPGWSMPYWSDDISAFKAEESAECTALLLGRVTYEGFAKAWPESKDEGAEHMNNLVKYVATNTLEQPEWNATFLKGDVIEQIRQLREEQNLLIYGSTVLADSLIKHNLIDEYRLLIYPVVIGEGQRLFHPGTTATLKLVETRTMSTGVAMLKYQRIEQPAE, encoded by the coding sequence ATGGGTAAGATTGTATTAGCAATGTTTGTTTCGCTCGATGGTGTGGTCGAAAATCCAGGTTGGTCGATGCCCTATTGGTCTGATGATATTTCGGCTTTCAAAGCTGAAGAATCGGCTGAATGCACAGCGCTGCTTTTGGGCCGCGTGACCTACGAGGGTTTTGCTAAAGCTTGGCCCGAATCCAAAGATGAAGGTGCTGAGCATATGAATAACTTGGTGAAATATGTGGCAACCAACACGCTTGAGCAACCTGAGTGGAATGCGACTTTTTTGAAGGGCGATGTCATTGAGCAAATTCGCCAGTTGCGCGAAGAACAAAATTTGTTGATTTATGGCAGCACGGTTTTGGCCGATAGCCTGATTAAACACAATTTGATCGACGAATATCGCCTGTTGATCTATCCAGTCGTGATCGGCGAAGGCCAGCGTTTATTCCACCCAGGCACAACCGCAACCCTCAAACTCGTAGAAACCCGCACCATGAGCACTGGCGTGGCGATGTTAAAATATCAGCGGATTGAGCAGCCTGCAGAGTGA
- a CDS encoding DUF2277 domain-containing protein — MCRNIRPLFNFEPPATEAEIEAAALQFVRKISGFNQPSAANREAFEAAVTAITANAQTLLAALQTSTPAKDRETEKAKAQARNIQRFNK, encoded by the coding sequence ATGTGTCGTAATATTCGCCCGTTGTTTAACTTTGAGCCACCAGCAACCGAGGCCGAAATTGAAGCCGCTGCACTGCAATTTGTGCGTAAAATTAGCGGCTTCAACCAGCCTTCGGCAGCAAATCGCGAAGCCTTTGAAGCGGCAGTTACGGCAATTACCGCTAATGCCCAAACGTTGTTGGCTGCATTACAAACGAGTACCCCCGCCAAAGATCGCGAAACTGAAAAAGCTAAGGCTCAAGCTCGCAATATACAGCGCTTCAACAAATAA
- a CDS encoding SGNH/GDSL hydrolase family protein: MRRITIGLLVGLVIASIGQTYAQPSGDVIDPAVVGYPQRVVAFGDSITRAFLADGNVAEIGDKPQYSWATGTSPEVNSLTERIRTATGNVTATNAAVSGASMTALVGQVNGAEPANAQYATILMGANDICRSNEGAMTSVTDYRTQITSGLNQLTTNEPEVRVFVASVPDIFQVWQTFKDNSTARFIWGQFSVCQSMFANPESTAPADVERRQRVRQRIVDYNTQLSEVCSNYLRCRFDQNLLFNSPISPTLITADYYHPSIAGQQALANNLAQASFDFTDQQAPVSTVGFTQANLMWLATLSATDNRSMRGLEYRLPSQTTWTRYSQPFEVAPETTIIVRAVDINGNTEGSRAWTAPANNEPPSVVFMPFVTLNQ, translated from the coding sequence ATGCGTCGAATAACGATCGGATTATTGGTAGGTTTGGTGATCGCCAGTATTGGTCAAACGTATGCCCAGCCGTCGGGTGATGTGATTGATCCAGCGGTTGTGGGCTATCCCCAACGGGTGGTTGCCTTTGGTGATTCGATTACCAGAGCTTTTTTGGCTGATGGCAATGTTGCCGAGATAGGTGATAAGCCCCAATATAGCTGGGCTACTGGCACGAGCCCAGAAGTTAATAGTTTGACTGAGCGGATTCGCACGGCAACGGGCAATGTTACCGCGACCAATGCTGCGGTGAGTGGAGCCAGCATGACTGCCTTGGTCGGCCAAGTCAATGGCGCTGAGCCAGCCAACGCCCAATATGCCACAATCTTGATGGGCGCAAACGATATTTGTCGTTCAAACGAAGGAGCCATGACTAGTGTAACTGATTATCGCACCCAGATCACTAGTGGCTTAAATCAATTAACCACCAATGAACCAGAGGTTCGGGTTTTCGTTGCCAGCGTTCCTGATATCTTTCAAGTTTGGCAGACGTTTAAGGATAATTCGACCGCGCGGTTTATTTGGGGCCAATTTAGCGTTTGTCAATCGATGTTTGCCAACCCTGAATCGACTGCGCCTGCCGATGTAGAGCGTCGCCAACGGGTTCGCCAACGGATTGTCGATTACAACACCCAATTGAGTGAAGTTTGTAGCAATTATTTGCGCTGCCGTTTTGACCAAAACCTGTTGTTTAATTCGCCAATTTCGCCAACCCTGATCACCGCCGATTACTATCATCCTTCAATTGCGGGACAACAAGCTTTAGCAAACAATTTAGCGCAGGCTTCATTTGATTTTACCGATCAGCAAGCGCCTGTTTCGACAGTTGGTTTTACTCAAGCTAATCTTATGTGGCTAGCAACCCTGAGTGCTACCGATAATCGCAGTATGCGCGGCTTGGAGTATCGATTGCCTAGCCAAACAACTTGGACGCGCTATAGCCAACCATTTGAAGTAGCGCCTGAAACAACAATTATCGTGCGAGCAGTTGATATTAATGGTAATACCGAAGGTTCTCGCGCTTGGACGGCCCCAGCCAATAATGAACCCCCAAGCGTGGTGTTTATGCCATTTGTCACGCTTAATCAATAA
- a CDS encoding cation:proton antiporter, translating to MPHDISLITNISVALVVAFAGGLLARRLGLPTIVGYLLAGMLIGPFTPGFVGDIGDISQLAEIGVIFLMFGVGLHFSLKDLWSVRKVAIPGAALQMLLATGLGFGLTRLWGWTTAAGLVVGLAISIASTVVLLRGLMDAGQLNTPAGQTAVGWLVLEDLATVLILVLLPALFGSEGGNPLVTGGLALLKTAAFVLIILFVGGRFLPWLLTSIAHSRSRELFILAAVAVALGTAFAATAAFGVSLALGAFLAGVVLGESEISHQVGDEVLPFREIFAVIFFVSVGMLVNPQYLWDHIGQVVALTALIVVGKAIFTLFLGLILPSTGRTMIVVAAGLSQIGEFSFIVGQAGVGLGVLTQDQYSLVLAGAMFSIMLNPVMFWSIPHVETWLKRYPTLWARFERHATTEPQPTTLPQTEHVVVVGYGRVGEHIGTVLNRLQIPFLVVEADNHRADDFMTKNIPTLIGDAANSDVLTHAKLEQAKALVVTLPNEAASELVVAAARDLAPNLPIIARAATNSGVQRLADLGAQDVIHPELEGGLEIIRHTLLRLGYAATQVQGYTDAVRRDQYHTNITPTEHLILEQLIQSVRGFEIAWRGIAASSTMIGQSLAALNFRAQTGASVIAVIRDQQLISNPESQLTLAPGDLLGLIGDESQINAADALINRSQTSNQASNSPQAGKFAPSAA from the coding sequence ATGCCCCATGATATATCGTTGATCACCAATATTTCGGTCGCGTTGGTCGTGGCTTTCGCTGGCGGTTTGCTGGCTCGCCGCTTAGGCCTACCCACAATTGTCGGCTATCTTTTAGCGGGAATGCTGATCGGGCCATTTACGCCTGGCTTCGTCGGCGATATTGGCGATATTAGCCAGCTTGCAGAAATTGGCGTAATCTTCCTCATGTTTGGGGTTGGTTTACACTTCTCGCTCAAGGATCTATGGTCGGTGCGCAAAGTGGCGATTCCAGGCGCAGCCCTGCAAATGCTCTTGGCGACTGGCTTGGGCTTCGGCCTAACTCGTTTGTGGGGTTGGACAACCGCCGCAGGGTTGGTCGTCGGCTTAGCGATTTCAATTGCGAGTACGGTGGTGTTGCTGCGCGGATTGATGGATGCAGGCCAACTCAATACACCTGCTGGTCAAACCGCAGTTGGCTGGTTGGTGCTCGAAGATTTAGCCACCGTGCTGATTTTGGTCTTGTTACCAGCCTTGTTCGGCAGCGAGGGCGGTAATCCCTTAGTAACTGGCGGCTTGGCCCTACTCAAAACTGCTGCCTTTGTATTGATTATTCTGTTCGTTGGCGGGCGTTTCTTGCCATGGCTACTGACCTCGATTGCCCATTCACGCTCACGCGAACTGTTTATTTTGGCAGCCGTGGCCGTAGCGCTCGGCACAGCCTTTGCCGCAACCGCCGCCTTCGGTGTTTCGTTAGCACTAGGCGCATTCTTGGCTGGCGTAGTGTTGGGCGAATCGGAAATTAGCCATCAAGTGGGCGATGAAGTCTTGCCCTTTCGTGAAATCTTTGCGGTGATCTTCTTTGTTTCGGTGGGCATGTTGGTTAACCCGCAATACCTGTGGGATCACATCGGCCAAGTCGTGGCCTTAACCGCGTTGATCGTGGTTGGCAAGGCTATTTTCACGCTCTTTTTGGGCTTGATTCTACCTTCAACTGGCCGCACGATGATTGTGGTAGCTGCTGGCCTCAGCCAAATTGGTGAATTCTCGTTTATCGTTGGGCAGGCTGGCGTTGGTTTGGGCGTGTTGACCCAAGATCAATATTCGTTGGTGTTGGCGGGGGCAATGTTCTCGATTATGCTCAACCCAGTGATGTTTTGGTCGATTCCGCATGTCGAAACATGGCTCAAGCGTTATCCAACATTATGGGCACGTTTTGAGCGCCACGCCACAACTGAGCCGCAACCAACCACATTGCCTCAGACCGAACATGTCGTTGTCGTCGGCTATGGGCGGGTTGGCGAGCACATTGGCACGGTCTTAAATCGGCTGCAAATTCCTTTTTTGGTGGTCGAAGCCGACAATCATCGCGCCGACGATTTTATGACCAAGAATATTCCAACGTTGATCGGCGATGCTGCCAACTCCGATGTGCTCACCCACGCCAAACTTGAGCAAGCCAAAGCCTTGGTAGTAACCTTGCCTAACGAGGCGGCTAGTGAATTGGTCGTGGCAGCAGCGCGTGATCTCGCGCCAAATTTGCCGATTATTGCGCGGGCTGCAACCAATTCAGGGGTACAACGGCTCGCCGATTTGGGCGCACAAGATGTGATTCATCCAGAATTAGAGGGTGGTTTGGAAATTATTCGGCATACCTTGTTGCGCTTGGGCTATGCTGCAACTCAAGTTCAAGGCTATACCGATGCAGTTCGGCGTGATCAATACCATACGAACATTACGCCGACCGAGCATCTCATTCTTGAGCAATTGATTCAAAGTGTGCGCGGCTTTGAGATTGCTTGGCGCGGCATTGCCGCCAGCAGCACGATGATCGGCCAAAGTTTGGCAGCCCTCAACTTCCGTGCCCAAACCGGCGCTTCCGTGATCGCAGTCATTCGCGATCAGCAATTGATTAGCAACCCTGAATCGCAATTAACCCTTGCGCCCGGCGATTTGCTAGGCTTGATCGGCGACGAAAGCCAAATTAATGCCGCCGATGCGTTGATCAACCGGAGCCAAACGAGCAATCAAGCATCCAACTCGCCGCAGGCTGGCAAATTTGCGCCCAGCGCAGCCTAA
- a CDS encoding LLM class flavin-dependent oxidoreductase: MEAMVGQTSPAHSQTTREIAFSVLDLATIFEGGSPATAFKNSLALAQHAEQLNFKRFWLAEHHNMANVASAATAVVIGHVAAGTKRIRVGSGGVMLPNHSPLVIAEQFGTLESLYPGRIDLGLGRAPGTDGRTAMALRRDLMASAERFPEDVRELQAYFAEPSPGQYLRAIPGAGLHIPLWLLGSSTFSAQLAAKLGLPFAFAAHFAPTHLFDALQLYHQHFQPSAQLAKPYTMVAINVIGAETDAEAQYLFTSIQQAFLDIQRGTPRPIPAPTNDPAKRQALDFAFAQSPMLAYTAIGTVDTLEQRLSEIIKATAADEIMVSANIYDQAARIRSFEIVAAARDRINAKRIA; the protein is encoded by the coding sequence ATGGAAGCCATGGTTGGTCAAACAAGCCCGGCCCACAGCCAAACCACCCGCGAAATCGCCTTTTCGGTGCTCGATTTAGCCACAATTTTCGAGGGCGGCAGCCCTGCCACAGCCTTTAAGAATAGCCTTGCGCTTGCCCAACATGCCGAGCAACTTAACTTTAAGCGCTTCTGGCTAGCCGAACATCATAATATGGCCAATGTTGCCAGTGCGGCTACTGCTGTCGTGATTGGCCATGTCGCCGCTGGCACCAAACGAATTCGAGTTGGATCAGGTGGGGTGATGCTGCCCAATCATTCGCCCTTAGTGATTGCCGAACAATTTGGCACACTCGAATCGCTCTACCCAGGCCGAATCGACTTAGGTTTGGGGCGGGCACCTGGCACTGATGGACGCACCGCCATGGCCTTGCGCCGCGATCTGATGGCGAGCGCCGAACGCTTCCCCGAAGATGTGCGCGAGCTTCAAGCCTATTTTGCCGAGCCAAGCCCAGGCCAATATTTACGGGCAATCCCAGGGGCTGGCTTGCACATACCGTTATGGTTGCTTGGTTCAAGCACATTTAGCGCTCAGTTGGCGGCTAAATTAGGCTTGCCGTTTGCCTTTGCGGCCCACTTTGCCCCAACCCACTTGTTTGATGCGCTGCAACTGTATCATCAACACTTCCAGCCATCAGCCCAACTTGCCAAACCCTATACTATGGTGGCAATTAATGTGATTGGAGCCGAAACTGATGCCGAAGCCCAATATTTATTTACCAGCATTCAACAAGCTTTTTTAGATATTCAACGCGGCACGCCACGCCCAATTCCTGCGCCAACCAATGATCCGGCTAAACGCCAAGCCCTGGATTTTGCCTTTGCCCAAAGCCCAATGCTAGCCTACACCGCGATTGGTACAGTCGATACCTTGGAGCAACGGTTGAGCGAAATTATCAAAGCCACCGCCGCCGATGAAATTATGGTCAGCGCCAATATTTATGATCAAGCGGCGCGTATCCGTTCATTTGAAATTGTCGCCGCCGCACGCGACCGAATTAATGCCAAACGGATCGCCTAA